A region of the Deltaproteobacteria bacterium HGW-Deltaproteobacteria-6 genome:
TTTTGCTAGTGCCGGCTGATCTCGTTTTCCGTCCAATCCTGAAGGACGATGTTTTCGCTGTTAGGACCGGCCTGCCAGATCTGAACGGTCTTAGGGGCCTTGTGACTTTTAGCTGTCCAGGTGATCTTCGGACCAACGCCCTGGAAATTCTTGATGCTGTCCAGTTCTTTTTTAACCGCTGCCGTGCTCAAATTCTTGCCGGCTTTTTTCATGGCGTAGACCAGGGGCTCCCCGACGACAATTCCCGCCTGATAGAAAATGCCCCATCTTTCCGTGGGAGCCAGCCGTTTCTGCGCCGCGCGATACTTGTTGATCAGCGGATGATCGGAAAAAGGAGGAACGAAGAATGCGCTGGTGATCACGGCTTCCTTGGACCACAGGCCGTCGGTGATCTTGTTCATCAGAGGATAATCCGACAGGTTGTAGGAGTGAATCCACTGGGGTTTGAAGCCGACGGAAACACTGGTTCTGAGAGCGATAGCCGCCTGGGTCGGCGAGCAGTAGCCGATGACCGCTTCGGCGCCGGAGGCTTTCAGTTTGGCAACCTGCGATGAAAGGTCGCGCTCGGTGGGCTCAACGGGAAGCGCGGCCACCAGTTCCATATTATATTTTTTCAGGCGATATTTAACCGAATCCAGAGCATCCTGGCCGTAGTCGTCATTCTGATAGAACATCGCTATCTTCTTGAATTTCTTTTTTTCAACGGCGAATTTGGCCAGAATACTGGCGTCATCTTCATAGGTTGCCCAGATGTTCCACAGATAGGGATTGTGCGGATCCCAGAACGATCTGGCGCCGGAGCAGGGGGAAATCCAGATGATTTTATTTTCCAGCAGGATTTTATAAACGGACTGACAGCTGGCCGTACCTACGCCGCCGACAAAGGCGAAAATGCCGTACCGCTCAACCAGCTCCTTGACGGCGGCTACGGTCTGGGAAGGGTTGTATTGATCGTCGCGGATGAAGAATTTGATTTTGCGGCCGTTAATGCCGCCTTCTTCGTTGACAATATCGAAGAGGAGCTTACTGCCGCGCGCGACTGCGCCCCACGGCGCCGCCGGACCCGTCTGAGGCCCCCACGCAGCGATGCGAATTTCTTTATCATCAAATCCACGTTCAGTTGCCGCCTGCCCCGCCCCGGTAAGCAGAAAAACGGCGAACAGACAAACAAGCATTACCCTCATCATCTTTTTAGAATCCATAGCCCTTCCTCCTTAAGTTGTTAGTGAAATGCCAAAACTTTTGTTTATGATCCTACAAATGCCCGTTGAACGAATAAAGTTGGTCAAAAAAACAGACATCCTTGCCGGCTCTCAATTGAAGCACCTAGCTTTTGTACCACTTGCCTCCTTCTTTCAGAAAGATGAAACCGATATTGGAGACGGATCGCCGGTTGGTGCCTTCATAGGCAAACGTCACTTCCACTTCCACCTGGGCGATTCTGTCGGCGGCTGACAGCGTCTGGGGATCCTTATTGTTATGAATATAATTCACGCGGACGATCTGATAGGCGACCACGTGATACGGAGCGGCTTTGGCTTCGGCCACATACTGCTGGTAGTTATGCGTCCGGAGATAAACGGATGACGGGGCGAAGCAGGCATAAACGGCAGGGTAATCCCGTCGTATTTCCGCATCGAGAAATTTCCGGGCGGCCTTGAGAACCGCCTGTTCCTCCCGGTCGCCGGCGGATCCGCAAAGGGCGCTTTGAGGAAGACAAAACACCGTTGCCGCAGCCAGGGTCAAGACAATAGCCGACATCAGCCGTATTTTTAAAAATATTCTGCGGGGTGTTCTTCTGTCCATCGTCATTACACTTTCTTTACCCAGTGCTTGGCAAACAGACCGCTTGGGCGTATGCAAAGCACCAGAACGATGACAACAAAAGCCGTGATCGGTTTCCAGACTGGCCAGGCATAACCGAAGAAATTTTCAAGGAGACCCATGATGGCGCCGCCGATCAGCACGCCGGGTATGCTCATGAGTCCGCCCAGAACGGCCGCGGCAAACGCCTTCAAGAACGGTTCCATCATGAATTGCGGATCAAGAATGGTTTTGGCCGTGAGCAGTACGGCGGCGATAAGACCGATGACTGAGCTGAATGCCCAGGAAAAGGCAAACACTCGGTCCGTGTTGATGCCCATGATTTTAGCGGCATGCTTATTCTGCTGGGTTGCGCGCATCGCCGTTCCCAGCTGCGTATACTTGAAGAAGAAAAAGAGAAAAGCCATCACGGCGGCGGCAATGACGAAGACGGCCACCGCCCACTGGCTGATCAAAAACCCTTTGACCGGTTCATAGGTTACCATGTAGGAAATCGGGATGGAAAATTCCTGCTGTTCAGCGCCCCATTTCCAGCTGGCAAATCCCATGCACAGCATTTCCACACCGAGCGTTATGACGATGAGGCTCAAGAGCGTGGGATTTTTAGCGGGCCGGAGAAATATGTACTGGACCAGAACACCCAGGATGGCGGCAAACACAATGGCTGCGGTGAGTGCGGCCCAGAAGGGAAAATGATAAAAAGTCAGTAAGTGAAAAACGATGAAAGTGGAAAACATGGCCATTTCACCTGCGGCGAAATTCATGACCTCCGATGTTTTATAGATAATGACGACCGCCAGACCAAATAGACCGTAGCAGGCGCCCATCGCCAATCCCTCAATTAACAACTGTACGAAAGGCATATTTCCCCCTTATTTCATCGTGGTTTTCCGTTTTGGACCGTTCTTGCGATTCCATCAGCTTTGTCCCGCTGCAAATGACAATTGTGGTTTAATGCTTCCGGTGCGTGTCTGCTGATTTTAAAAAGGCCAGGTCTTCCAGTATTTCTTTACCCGGATCCAGACTCCGAAAATTCCCATAGGTTCAAAAATCATGATGCCTATCATGACCAGCCCCAGGGCGATGGCGCTTAAGTTGTCCATCCCCGTAATGGAGAGCCAGCGCTGCGAAATGGCCACCAGAAAATCACCCACATAGGGAACGTCCTTGACGTTCTTGAAAAGGGCATACATCAGATACGTGATAAAGGCTGCGCCCGTAATGGAGCCCATGATGGAGCCCAGCCCTCCCACGACAATCATGACCAGAAAGTAAATGGACAGAAACATATTGAAGGTGATGGGATCGAAAAATCCGAGAACAAAGGCGAAAAGACCGCCGGCAATCCCGGCATAAAAGGCGCTGACTGCAAATGAAAGGGTTTTGTAAATGGTCAGGTTAATGCCGATAACCTCGGCGGCAATGTCACTGTCCCGGATGGCGACAAAAGCGCGTCCCACTTTTGTTTTTAAAATATTAATCGCCCCCAGAACCATCAGGATGGTGATGATGAGAATGAGATAATACTTGCTCATGTCTGTTGCCAGCGTAAAATTCCAGCCCAGCTGCGGTATTCCGATATCCAGAGCAGGCGCTCTCAGGCCTGAGCGGCCGCCGAAGATTTCCGTATGGCCGATGATGTGCATAATGGCCAGGCCGAAAGCCAGGGTGGCAATTGTCAGATAGGGACCTTCGAGCCTGAGGGCCGGCAAACCCAGGATGAAACCGAAAAAGGCGGCGATAAAAGCCGCGATGATAATGGCCGGGAAAAAAGGTACACCCAGCTTGGTCATCAAAAGCACCGTTCCGTAGGCGCCAATGGCAAAGAATCCGGCATGTCCCAGGGAGATTTGCCCTGTTGACCCGACCAGAATATTGAGACCCACGGCAAGGATGGCGTGAACCATGATCAGGTTAAAGAGGTAAAGGTAGTAGTTTGTGGAAAACAGGGGAAGGGTGAAGAGCAGGACCAGTAAGCAGATTGTCCAGAAAAGAATCGTCCCGCTCTTAAAAAGTTCAATATCTTCGTAATACGCGCGCTTCATGTCCATACGATCATCTACTCCCACTGTTCACTATAAGAGTTGATTACATCTGGTTCAGCTTCAGCTTCCGTTTACGTTTTACTTAGGTGCAATTTATAATAGAGGTGCGACGGATGTGTCAAGGTAATTTGATCTCTGATATAAAATTTGGCGAAACCATGCCTTAAGTTAATAAAATATCAGCCTTTAACAATTATGATTCATCGCGGGTTTACCTTGAGCGGCACATCACCTCATTATCTGATTGCCTGCCAACTTATTACAATGGAGATTTGATGTCAATATGAAATAACCAAATCTATTTCCATACAAACACAGTATGGAAATACTCAGGGCAAGCTTAGGAGATAGGATCTAAGATTAACTTTCTGATTGTTGATGCCGAGCTTGCGGCGAATACGATATCGGTAAACATCAACGGCACTGCTCGAAACACTCATGATGACGGCAATCTCTTTGCTGTTCTTACCATCCTTGATCAGTTGTGCCACCTGAACTTCAGTTGTTGTGAGACTTCTGAATCGGGCGGAGAGCTTCCGGGAGAAGGGCGAAAACATTTCTTCCAGGTTGGACGCTATAAGATCATGGTACATCTGGCGACTTTGTTCCGAACCTCCTTTACGCAATTTGTCCAGATTGGGCATGATCAGTTTTGTAACATTGGCCAGGAGAGTCTGTTCCAACTCCTCCCTGTCCTCGGCCCGCTGCTGAAGCATCACCCGCAGGGTTGTATTCAGGTCCTCCAGGTTCCGTGATTTGGCGAGCAATTCGTTGCCCTTTTCCTCGAGCTCCGTAATATCCATCACTGAGCATACGTGTTTCTTCGTCCCGGGAATGAGGCTGTTCGTGCTGAGCAGGTTCTTGATGTTTCCCTGGCTGTCGACCAGATGAAATTCATAGTTTCTGGGCGCCGCGTTGGGATCCATTCGCCTTAGCCGGTGATTTTCCTCCACACGGCTGCGATCCCTTTCATCGATCAGATCCACCCATGTTCTCTTTCCTTCCCAATCCTCTTTGCGATAACCGGTCAGCTTTTCAAATTCCGCGTTGATCAGAGACAGTGTCTTGTCTTCTTCGATAATGACCGTCGCGGTGCCTGTCGTTTCGAAAATGGTACGGTACAGGTCTTCTGATTCCGCCAGTTTCTTTTCCGTCATTTTCTGTTGTGTAATGTCCATGTCACTGCCCAGGATGGCCGGTTTTCCTTCAAAACTAATGGAGGCGACAACTTCCAGCAGCCAACGGATTTCACCCTGCTTCGTGATGATTCTGAATTCATAAGGTCGTAATAACCTGCCGTTCAGCATGGCCAATGAGTTATTCTTCACCGCAAGCTGATCGTCGGGATGAACCATAAAATCCGCCCGGCTCCCGATGATCTCTTCCGGAGTATAGCCTGTAAAAGAGACCACCATGGGATTGATCATGCGGAACCTGCCTCCCGAGAATATGCAGTAGCCGGTCAGAGACTTTTTCAAAAGGGTGTCCTGAATGTGTTGACTTTCAATCAGGATTTTGTTTTGGTTGCCGAGCCTTTCGACTTCCGCTTCCAGTAACTGGATTCTGCTTTCCAGGTCCGGCAGGGTTCTTTCATTTTCCATATCGTATCAGCCTCTGATCAGTATTTTTGCTTCCCGCAAAGCAAGCTCTTAAAAAATCATTCAGGCGCCTTTGACCGGGCGTAGCTCACACCCATAAAAATGATTGCCGCGATGAACGCCAGGCGAAGCGGCGTGTCCGGAATAAAGTTGGCGATATTGCCTCCCAGAAAGGCGCCCAGCACAATACCCGGGATCAGCCCGGGCAGAAACCCTTTGACGACATTCCCCAGTTCATGATGAGCCAGGGCGCCTGCCGCGCCCAAAGGAACCATCACCAGCAGTGAAGTTCCCTGCGCCACGTGCTGACCGAACCCGGTGAGTAAGACCATGGCGGGAACCATGATGGTTCCGCCGCCCACGCCCATCATACCCGAAAGAAATCCGGTGGCGGCTCCCGTCATCAGGAAAATGAGGATGTTCACATAAAGCGGATGATGGATGCCGGTCTCATGCAGGTAGGGCTTGATCAGCATAAGGGCGGCGCAAAATATCAAAAATGCTCCAAACGCCCGCTTGAGCTTCCATCCGGGGAGGGCGTTGGCAAAATACGCTCCGGTTCTGGCAGTTATAATCGCCGTGATGGAAAGCGACCCGGCCGCCAGAAAATCAATATTGCCCTGCAGGCCATAGATCAGTGCCCCGGCGATTCCGGTGAAGATCAGGGCGACCAGACTGGTTCCGTGCGCCTGATGCTGACTGAATTTCAAGACGCTGATCATCAGGGGAATCATAATCAGGCCGCCGCCCAGACCAATCAGGCCTCCGAACAATCCGGCGGCAAGTCCGATGGCCAGGCTGACTGAATTATTTTTCATTTCCGTATCCCGCAAAAAAAATAAAAGATGCGATGCGCCCCGGCAATTATTTATGCACACGCCCGCGGGCCAGCGAGGCCCCGACGCCCGCCAGGCAGGTCACCGCCAGAATTCCAAAAATAATTTTGGCGCTCACAATTAACAGCGCGCCGTTCTCCTGGGTGATGCTCCGGCTGCCGATGATCCAGGCAAAAACCAGCAGGGCAATTCCCATGCTTAACATCTGCCCCACCAGTCTCATGGTGGCCTGTGTTGCCGAGGCAATGCCGTAAAATTTGTTCTCCACCGAACTCATGACGGCGTTGATATTGGGAGAAGAAAAAAAAGCAAAACCGATTCCCAGTAAAACCAGGCACATCAGAATATAATGAATGGATGTGCCTGCCGCAATGAATATCAGTGCAAAAAGGCCGATGACGGTCATTGCCATCCCGATGGAGGAGATGATTCTCGGTTCATACCGATCGGACAGCCTTCCGGCCAGCGGCGAAAAAACCGCCTGCATCAGCGGCTCGATCACCAGCACAATGCCGGTCTGCGAAGGGGTCATCATTTTAACGTGCTGCAAATAAAGGCTCAGTAGAAAGGTGACCGCAAAGGTGGCGCAATAGTTGATGAGCGCCGCCAGATTGGAAAAAGCAAAGATACGATTGTCCATAAACAGGTGAATATTGAGCAGGGGAAAAGGCTTTTTCAACTGCCGTCGAATGAAGAAGATAAAACAGATCATTCCGATGACAATCAACGCACCGCCGGCCACGGAGGGGAGTTGTGAGAAACCGTACATCAGGGCAAACAAAGCGATCGCGTAAAGAAAGGAACCGGTCAGATCGAATTCCTCCGCTTTGGCGGCAGGCCGTTCTTCCTTCGGGATGAAGGCGGCAAACAGGGCTGCCGACAGGCCCAGCAAGGCGTTGAAAATAAAGATGGTTTTCCATCCCAGATGTTCGGTGAGGAAACCGCCGATGAAGGGGCCGCAGGTCAGGCCGATGTAAACCGCGGCAATATTGATGCCCAGTATTTTGCCGCGAACGTTTTCCGGGTAAGCGGATATCAACATGGCCGTACCGGTGCTGAAAATCATTGCGCCGCCGATCCCCTGAAAAACGCGCAGGGCGATGAAGACGCTTTCCGTTGCCGCCCCGATGCATAAAAACGACGACAGGGCAAAGATCAGCGAGCCCCCGAGAAAAAATATTTTTCGTCCGTAAATGTCCGCCAGCCGTCCCATCGGCACCAGCATGATGGCCGCAGCCAGCAGAAAAGACGAGGCCACCCAGCTTAAGGACAGGGCGTTCATGGAAAAATCGCGGGCGATCATCGGGAGCGCGACATTGACGGACGAACCCATAAAGGGCGTCGTAAAGGAACTGATGGTGGTGGCCAGAAGAACGATGGGCAGTTTTCTTTTCATGGTCATGTGGTCACGTGAATCGAAAGGGCATTACGTCCCGGGGAAATTTTTTTTCCGCTGCGCGGCAAATCCGTCTTTTCCGCAGGACATCATCAGCGTAAGAGGCATGACCTTGCGTGCCTGTCTCAGCATTTTCCCCGATAAGTCCCGTATATCCCACTGGGCATGCTGATCCACCCGCAGGCGGGCTAAATGGTAAAGCTCCCGCGCGTTGAGTTTCATCAAAACCCGTTTGCGATGCGCATTGGTCAGCACATAGGCCGCGGCCTCATGATTCTTCCGTTTGATGGCCGCGTAGGCCATGTTGGTCTTATGGATCATCGCCATGAACTCTTTCTGCCGGCCGATGGCCTGCACCGACGGAGGTATGGTGACGCCCAGGGCCGGGTCATAGTCCTGGCTTATGATGGTTGCCATCCGGTGCCTCTTGAGCTGCGCAAAACAACTGGCGCTCATGATCAGCTCAAACTGCAGGTCGATATTTTCAAGTTCCCTCAGGACGGCGTCGTAAGCCTGCAGGTTGGCAAAGGCGGTTTTGAACAGGGCTTTGGCATCGCGAAGACCCATCCTTTTGGCCTCTTTCAGGCAATGGGCGTAACTCAGGCCGGATGATGAGAAAAGCAGCGCGGCGGCGGCTTGACTATCAGCTTCGGGTGTCACAAACAGAAGCTGAACCTCGGCTGATTTTCCCTTGCCTGTCGCCATGGATTTTTTCGGGGGAAATTTTTCAGCCTGTTTTTGCAAATTCCGGCGGGTCAGCCGGTCATAGTCTGTTGCCTGCGTGTAGCGGATGAGCGAGGGCGCGATGTCTTTGGTTGCGGCATAGAGCTTTTCGCTGTAAATGCGCGCTTCATTAAGCGGGATGGCCGAAAGCCGTCTCAGCATCAGCTCCAGATGGCGGGCGTTGATGGTCATGCCCAGCTGCGTTTCAGTGGCCAGTGCGATGGCGTAACGCGCGTCTTCCTTGGCCCAGCCTTCCAATAACGATTTATTGGCGGGATTTTCGGCCAGTGCTTTGTTTTGTTCGAATACATGGGGGCGAAGCTGTGCATAGAGCTCGTGATAAAAATCGTTTTGCATGGTGACGGTTTCGATAAACAAATCCGTCAAACCCGTTTCAACGATTTCTTCGGGCACTACAAAATCCTTGTCAAACAGAACATAGCGCTGCGATTTCTCGGTATAGGAGCACAAGCGAAACTTTTCAATTTCTTCCACAAGCAGGCGGGAAACACTGATGACGTCGATGTTGAAGACGGCATGCTCGGCCACCGAGCTGTGCCCCATTTCAAAAACGATGTTGCGGTTGGACTTGCGGGCCTTGTCAACTTCGGCACGGGCGTCCGCCCGAAGTGCGTCAACCGGTTTGGGACTGCGGCTGATGCGCGCGTAGGCGGCGGAAATCGTTTCCGGGGTGATGTCCTGTTTAAATCCGCTTTTTTCCTGAAGTTCGCGAATCAGATCGTAATCAATATTGTAACCAGCCAGCAGAATTTTCATAAGTTGTTTTTCATCCTTGAATGGTCTTGTTTATCTGTTGCTCAGGCTTCGGCGCGCGCCTTCAGCGCCCGATTCATTTCTTCAAAGCCCCTCTTCGTATCCCGGTCAAGGCTGTTTCTGAATAGCGGAACCAGAATCCCGCTGAAACGTTCATTTTGCCGAAACCGAACTTTCCCGGGGGCGACAGGTTCGATTACCAGACGGTGTTCTCCGTCAAATAAGCCGGGGAGCATCAGGCGGCCAAGCCAGCGAAGTTCCCGGCCGGGATCGGCGACCAGAATAGACGGACGGAAGGTCATGCCTTTTGCGCCACTGGGCTGAATCCGCACCTCCAGCCGTGAGCCCTGCGCCATGACGCCACGGATGGACCGGATGAACGGATTCCATTCAGGGTAGGCGGCAAAGTCCGCGAGAATCGACCAGACCCGCTGAGCTTCCGCGTCGATTTCAATTTCCGTCTGCAACTGATGGCTGTTCATTTCAGAGTCGCACCATTTCTACGCGCGCCAGTGTCCGTCCGAGAAATCGTTCACCGATGGTCTGAAAACGATATGGTACGTCACTGACGCAAAACAGGTAGTCCGGCGACAGGCGGCTTTTGTTGCCGAGATTTTCACGATTAATCAGGTCTGCGGCAATTTCCGCCATGGCCTCCGCCGAGTCGATCAGCCGGACCTTTGGACCGCAGATATCCTGAAACAGGGGTTTCAACAGCGGATAATGCGTACAGCCCAGCACCAGAGTGTCGATTTGTTCAGCCATGACCGGCTTCAGGTATTCTTCAGCGACAAGCCTGGTGGCTGCGTGATCAAACCATCCTTCTTCCACCAGCGGCACAAACAGAGGGCAGGCCTGCGAAAAAACTCTGGCGTCGCGATCCAGCAGATGAATGGCCCGGGCATAAGCATTGGAGTTGATCGTCGCGGGCGTGCCGATCACGCCGATGGCCCTTGTCCGGGTTTCGGTTACCGCGATTTTTGCGCTGGCTTCAATGACCTCCAATACCGGTACGGGGGACAAATCCCTGATGGCCTGGTAGGCCACTGCAGCCATGGTGTTGCATGCGACAATCAGAAGCTTGACGTCTTTCTTCAGCAGATATTCCGTAATCTGCATCGCGTAACGGTTGATCGTTTCCACGGATTTGATGCCGTAAGGCACGCGCGCCGTGTCGCCGAAGTAAATAATATTTTCAAAAGGCAGGCGTTCCATGAGCGCGCGCACGACGGTCAACCCGCCGATGCCGGAATCAAAAACGCCGATCGCCCGGTTTGTTTTATTGTCCATGTTTTTTTCTCTCACATCCGTATTATAAAGTCATCGACTTTTTTTGGCCGTTCGGATAAAAATACAAAGCGAAAGCTGTCCTGAAAAAGTCGATCGGAAAAAGTGGTGCTTTTTTATCATAACTTTCTAAAACATGCCAAGAGTTCTTCGGAACCGCTTGTTTTTGCATGGTTAAAAATGAAAGGGGAACCAGTCGATGCGCCGTTCGGATAAAGAGATAAAAGATCCCGGGGAAATTGACGCTGTTTTGCAGGACGCAATGGTCTGCCGGATCGCGATGGCCGCAGGCGGCAGTCCTTATATTGTTCCGGTTAATTTTGCGGTGAGCGGTCATCAGCTTTATTTCCACTGTGCAAAATCGGGCAAAAAAATCGACATGCTGCGGGGCAATCCTTCGATTTGCTTTGAAGTGGATATTCCCGGCGATCTCGTCTGCGGCAAGTTGGCCTGTTCGTGGGGCATGAAATACAAAAGCGTGATCGGTTTCGGTCAGGCTTATTTTATTGAAGAAGCCGGCGGAAAGAAGAAAGCGCTCGATCTGCTGATGAAAAAATATGCGGGGCGGGAGTCCTTTGATTATGGCGACGATGCGCTGGACAAAGTTCTGGTGATTGGTGTAAACATAGAGAGCCTGTCGGGGAAGAAATCAGGTTGAGATAAAGATTGTTTTTTTATCGCATTTTCACAGGCCATGATGAAGGTGGGCAGCCATGAGTTACAACAAGATTGTACTCCGCTATGTCGATGGGCGCACCAGAAAAGGCACCACCGGTAATTTTTCACCCGACCGTGAAAAGTTTCACGTAACGCCGGCAGGCGCGACACCGGAGAGTATGCCGCTTGAAGTGCATACAGGCGACCTTAAGGCCATCTTCTTTGTCAGGGAATTTGAGGGCAACAGGGAGTATCAGGACCATAAATTTTTCGATGCTGGTTTAA
Encoded here:
- a CDS encoding branched-chain amino acid ABC transporter permease; translated protein: MPFVQLLIEGLAMGACYGLFGLAVVIIYKTSEVMNFAAGEMAMFSTFIVFHLLTFYHFPFWAALTAAIVFAAILGVLVQYIFLRPAKNPTLLSLIVITLGVEMLCMGFASWKWGAEQQEFSIPISYMVTYEPVKGFLISQWAVAVFVIAAAVMAFLFFFFKYTQLGTAMRATQQNKHAAKIMGINTDRVFAFSWAFSSVIGLIAAVLLTAKTILDPQFMMEPFLKAFAAAVLGGLMSIPGVLIGGAIMGLLENFFGYAWPVWKPITAFVVIVLVLCIRPSGLFAKHWVKKV
- a CDS encoding pyridoxamine 5'-phosphate oxidase family protein, which codes for MRRSDKEIKDPGEIDAVLQDAMVCRIAMAAGGSPYIVPVNFAVSGHQLYFHCAKSGKKIDMLRGNPSICFEVDIPGDLVCGKLACSWGMKYKSVIGFGQAYFIEEAGGKKKALDLLMKKYAGRESFDYGDDALDKVLVIGVNIESLSGKKSG
- a CDS encoding ABC transporter substrate-binding protein — its product is MDSKKMMRVMLVCLFAVFLLTGAGQAATERGFDDKEIRIAAWGPQTGPAAPWGAVARGSKLLFDIVNEEGGINGRKIKFFIRDDQYNPSQTVAAVKELVERYGIFAFVGGVGTASCQSVYKILLENKIIWISPCSGARSFWDPHNPYLWNIWATYEDDASILAKFAVEKKKFKKIAMFYQNDDYGQDALDSVKYRLKKYNMELVAALPVEPTERDLSSQVAKLKASGAEAVIGYCSPTQAAIALRTSVSVGFKPQWIHSYNLSDYPLMNKITDGLWSKEAVITSAFFVPPFSDHPLINKYRAAQKRLAPTERWGIFYQAGIVVGEPLVYAMKKAGKNLSTAAVKKELDSIKNFQGVGPKITWTAKSHKAPKTVQIWQAGPNSENIVLQDWTENEISRH
- a CDS encoding glutamate racemase produces the protein MDNKTNRAIGVFDSGIGGLTVVRALMERLPFENIIYFGDTARVPYGIKSVETINRYAMQITEYLLKKDVKLLIVACNTMAAVAYQAIRDLSPVPVLEVIEASAKIAVTETRTRAIGVIGTPATINSNAYARAIHLLDRDARVFSQACPLFVPLVEEGWFDHAATRLVAEEYLKPVMAEQIDTLVLGCTHYPLLKPLFQDICGPKVRLIDSAEAMAEIAADLINRENLGNKSRLSPDYLFCVSDVPYRFQTIGERFLGRTLARVEMVRL
- a CDS encoding MFS transporter, giving the protein MKRKLPIVLLATTISSFTTPFMGSSVNVALPMIARDFSMNALSLSWVASSFLLAAAIMLVPMGRLADIYGRKIFFLGGSLIFALSSFLCIGAATESVFIALRVFQGIGGAMIFSTGTAMLISAYPENVRGKILGINIAAVYIGLTCGPFIGGFLTEHLGWKTIFIFNALLGLSAALFAAFIPKEERPAAKAEEFDLTGSFLYAIALFALMYGFSQLPSVAGGALIVIGMICFIFFIRRQLKKPFPLLNIHLFMDNRIFAFSNLAALINYCATFAVTFLLSLYLQHVKMMTPSQTGIVLVIEPLMQAVFSPLAGRLSDRYEPRIISSIGMAMTVIGLFALIFIAAGTSIHYILMCLVLLGIGFAFFSSPNINAVMSSVENKFYGIASATQATMRLVGQMLSMGIALLVFAWIIGSRSITQENGALLIVSAKIIFGILAVTCLAGVGASLARGRVHK
- a CDS encoding thymidylate synthase (FAD), translating into MKILLAGYNIDYDLIRELQEKSGFKQDITPETISAAYARISRSPKPVDALRADARAEVDKARKSNRNIVFEMGHSSVAEHAVFNIDVISVSRLLVEEIEKFRLCSYTEKSQRYVLFDKDFVVPEEIVETGLTDLFIETVTMQNDFYHELYAQLRPHVFEQNKALAENPANKSLLEGWAKEDARYAIALATETQLGMTINARHLELMLRRLSAIPLNEARIYSEKLYAATKDIAPSLIRYTQATDYDRLTRRNLQKQAEKFPPKKSMATGKGKSAEVQLLFVTPEADSQAAAALLFSSSGLSYAHCLKEAKRMGLRDAKALFKTAFANLQAYDAVLRELENIDLQFELIMSASCFAQLKRHRMATIISQDYDPALGVTIPPSVQAIGRQKEFMAMIHKTNMAYAAIKRKNHEAAAYVLTNAHRKRVLMKLNARELYHLARLRVDQHAQWDIRDLSGKMLRQARKVMPLTLMMSCGKDGFAAQRKKNFPGT
- a CDS encoding branched-chain amino acid ABC transporter permease, with protein sequence MDMKRAYYEDIELFKSGTILFWTICLLVLLFTLPLFSTNYYLYLFNLIMVHAILAVGLNILVGSTGQISLGHAGFFAIGAYGTVLLMTKLGVPFFPAIIIAAFIAAFFGFILGLPALRLEGPYLTIATLAFGLAIMHIIGHTEIFGGRSGLRAPALDIGIPQLGWNFTLATDMSKYYLILIITILMVLGAINILKTKVGRAFVAIRDSDIAAEVIGINLTIYKTLSFAVSAFYAGIAGGLFAFVLGFFDPITFNMFLSIYFLVMIVVGGLGSIMGSITGAAFITYLMYALFKNVKDVPYVGDFLVAISQRWLSITGMDNLSAIALGLVMIGIMIFEPMGIFGVWIRVKKYWKTWPF
- a CDS encoding permease; its protein translation is MKNNSVSLAIGLAAGLFGGLIGLGGGLIMIPLMISVLKFSQHQAHGTSLVALIFTGIAGALIYGLQGNIDFLAAGSLSITAIITARTGAYFANALPGWKLKRAFGAFLIFCAALMLIKPYLHETGIHHPLYVNILIFLMTGAATGFLSGMMGVGGGTIMVPAMVLLTGFGQHVAQGTSLLVMVPLGAAGALAHHELGNVVKGFLPGLIPGIVLGAFLGGNIANFIPDTPLRLAFIAAIIFMGVSYARSKAPE
- a CDS encoding SRPBCC domain-containing protein, with product MNSHQLQTEIEIDAEAQRVWSILADFAAYPEWNPFIRSIRGVMAQGSRLEVRIQPSGAKGMTFRPSILVADPGRELRWLGRLMLPGLFDGEHRLVIEPVAPGKVRFRQNERFSGILVPLFRNSLDRDTKRGFEEMNRALKARAEA